In the genome of Methanococcoides burtonii DSM 6242, the window AGGTGTACCCACTCTTCTTTTCTTCAAAGATGGGAATCTGCAGAATAACGTTGTTGGATTCACCAATGAGGATAAGTTCAGGGAACATCTTGATAACTTGCTGGAACAATTGTCAGGAAATAGTCCATCAGAAGTGATAAACATGACAGATAATGAATCTACTAAAGAAGACATGCACGCATGGACCGCCAAATATGCTGATAAGGCAGGATATATGTTAAATCCTGATGAAGAGTCATTGCATCTTGTTCTTGAAGGACTCGCAAGGAACAGGAACAAACATGGGAAGAATTACTGTCCTTGCAGGATCGTGACTGGCGATGAGCAGGAGGACAAAAAGATAATCTGTCCATGTATATATCATAAGGATGAGATTAATGATGGTGGTTCCTGTCATTGTGATCTGTTCTTTAAGAAAAAGGACTGAAACGAAGATATCGCATCCCTTCTTTTTAAATTTTAATATTTTTCAGGTGAATTTATGGCAAATGCATTAGAAATATACCAGTTACTACCAAAAACAAATTGCAAACAGTGTGGAAAAGCGACCTGTATGGCGTTTGCAGCAGCGCTTCTTTCAAGAGAGGTAGTGGTCGATGATTGTCCGCCTCTGAAAGAGGACAAGTTCAAAGATAAATATGAAAAACTTTCCGAGATCATCACGCCTGCAGGAGAGGCTTCGGAGTCTGGTATGATAGTGCATACTGAAAAATGCATTGGATGTGGCAACTGTGTTGTTGCATGTCCTGTTAATGTGGCTGAAGATCCTCATGGTGCGGGATCAGGGAGAGCACCTACCAGTGACAATGTCATCCTTCGTGTGGAAGATGGTGTTGTACGTCTCTCCAATGTAAGTCAGTGTCGTCGATTTGGTGAAAATAAGATACTATGCAATGGTTGCATCGTCACATGTCCTACAAAAGCAATTGAATTCGTCTGATCATGGTGTGAAACAAATGGAAACTGAATATTACGTTTGTACAGGGTGCGGACTTCTCTGTGATGATATAGAGATCGAGCTAGAAAATGGTAAGGTCTCAAAGGTGAACAATGCATGTCTAAAAGGTGTAGCTCGCTTAAAAAAATGTGATAGGCCTGCTGAGTGCAGGATAAACAACGAACCTGCAACTCTTGAAGCTGCTATCATAGAAGCTGCTCGAATACTCAAAGAAGCCAAATCTCCGGTGATATTCGGGATGGGAAACTCGACTAGTCAGGCTCAAAAAAATGCTATTGAGGTGGCAAAAAAAACGGATGCTTATTTTGATGATACTTCTTCTTTCTGTCAGGGGCCTATCGTTGAAGCAATACTTGAGAGCAGGATAAGGACCTGCACACTTGATGAGGTAAAAGACAAGGCGGATGTTATCGTTTACTGGGGTGCAGATCCCTCTAACTCACACCCGAGACATTTATCCAAATACACCTACTTTCCCCGTGGAAAAGAAAGGCAACGCGGCTGGGAAGAAGATCGTACGGCAATTTGTATCGATGTGAGAAAGTCTGATACTGCTACTATCTGCGGTGATAAGTTCTACCAGATACCACCACAGGCAGATGAAGAGTTGCTTAATGCACTCACAAATGGTCTTTCCGGCAAGGTCCCCAAGGTTTCTTTCGGAATGAGTCCGAAGAAGATACTTGAACTTGCGAATATGCTTAAAAAAGCTGAATTCGGGGTGATCTGTGTTGGCTTGGGTCTTGTTTATTCACTTGAGGAAATTGAACCGCTAGTCCGTCTAATGGATAAGCTCAATGAAGTTTCGAACTTCCATCTCATCCCAATGGTCGGTCAGTATAATATGCGGGGATCCAATCATAACCTACACGGGGAAACTGGATATATTAACCGTGTCAAATTCACAGGGGATGATGTTGAACATGGACCACACTGTTCTGTTGTGGAATTGCTGAGGAAAAGAACCGTTGATGCAGCGCTTATAATAGGGTCTGACCCGATGTCAAGTCTTCCAGGTAGTATTGCAAAAGAGCTGTTGGACATTCCGGTCATCACGATTGACCCCTGCAATACTCTGACCTCCAGAAAAGCAAAAGTGTCAATTCCAGCTGCCACTGCAGGTTCGGAGTGTGGAGGAACTGCTGTCAGGATGGATGGTGTTGAAGTTGAGTTCAAAGCCATGATTGAAACTGATCGAATGTGTGATGCAGAGATACTGGAACGCATTATGGGGGAATTATAAATGGGATTTGGACAATTTCTTAAAGCTCCTGAATACGATATCAAGATAATAACATACAGGGATGTCTTCCAAAGCACTGCTCTTGAATCATCAGGATGTGGGGATGAATATGCCGAACGTTCAGCTGTAATTCTGCTGGACAAAGGTGACATGAAGAAAATGGTGCTTAAGGCTGGAAGAAAGGCAGTTCTTAAGAACAACTTCGGAAGAGTTGTTGTGCATCTCAGACCTTCCGACTACGAGAAAGGGCATGAAGGCATCGGATACATGACCAACAGCCCCTGGTCAAATGCACTGGTATCTTCTGAGACAGGTGGCTCAGGAGTTCCGAAATTCAAAATGATAATTGCATCCATCTCCGATGCAAAGGATGAAAAGGTCACTAGTTTTGATGAGTGACCTCATTTTTTGATTTATGAATAAATTATTCTAGGCGTTGGCTATCAACAGTTTGGGTGCAAAGCCCGACTAAAGTTCAGATAAGTTCCTTAGGCTGCTTTTTTTCTGGTAATACTGGCAATGGCATAGTATTGACAAGAATGGGACTTTCAACTTCCTTTGCACGTTCAAGTAAAAGTTCTTTTCCTTTTTGCGTAAGTGCAAAAAGAGGCACTGCAGTCCCGACCTGTGCCAGAGGTTTGATGATATCCCGTATCGCTTTTGATGCACAGGAAGCAATGATGTCAAGATACTTTACTATCTCAAGTGCATCTTCCCTGCTAAGGCCGGTAGTATGGGCGCCGATTATCATCATTTCAAGGTTGTTCTCACTCTCAATTTCACGAAGTATTCTGGCAGTTTCCGGGTCAACAACAGTAACCGCAATTCTCTTGAAACCGAGTTCAATTGCTTTTAGTACTCCGCCGATTGGGTCGATGATGGCCTTAGATGGTTCAAGCACAATACCGCCCATCTTCTCAATACGATCTATGACCTCATCAATAGGTTCGGTCTCCACAAGTCCCGATATCCTTGCACCCATTCCTTGAACAAGCACAGGATTATTCGTGATAACAGTGCCTGCCCCATCACAAACTGTCACGGTGGTATCGAGAATGTCCCTTCCAAGTCCTGTCATCATGACTTCGGAAGCACCAAAACCTACGAAAACATCCATCTCAAGCATACGGTCCTTTGTAAAAAGACCAAAATCTTTTATGCGAAATTCCATGTTCTCCTTAACAGCTTCTCGTGTGATCTTTTTGATGCCTCTTGCTTTCTCGAACAGTGGGCACCAGTCGATCTCCGGTTCACCGACTTCAACCACTTTGCCATTCTCTACAACGACTTTCGTCTTTCCAAGGATTTCCATTACATGTGCCATTATTGTAACCTCATAACTGATTTTTGAGAACAATTGTTCTAATTGGATATTCAATAGTAAAATAGAAAAGGGACTTAGATAGCTTCCCTTCTGTCAAAGACCCTCTTAGCTTTACCTGTGGTTCTTGGGATTGTCCCCTTTTCCACAAGTTCTACATTGGCCCTGATGTTCAATACGCTCTTAAGCTCACCTTCAACAAGTCTTCTTGTTGATTCGAGGTCCTTTATCTCACCTGTGAATGCACCTTCATCGAGTTCTACTCTGACTGTTATCTCATCCAGTTTATTCTTGTTCCTGTCAAGATATATCTCGAACTGGTCGGTGATCTTCTCGATCCTCACAAGAACATTCTCTATCTGTGATGGGAAAACATTGATGCCTCTTACAATAAGCATATCATCTGCTCTTCCGAGTATCCTTGAGATGCGATTGCTCGTACGTCCGCATGCGCACTCACTTTTAAGAAGTCTTGTAATATCTCCTGTACGATACCTGATCATAGGAAGCGCTTCCTTTGTAAGTGATGTGAGTACAAGTTCTCCTTTTTCACCTTCAGCAACCTGCTCTCCATCTTCGTCCAGCACTTCAACAAGATAATGGTCGCTCCATATGTGAAGGCCATCCTGTTCCTGACACTCGAATGCGATGCCAGGTCCCATCATCTCAGAAAGTCCATAGGAATCATAAGCCTTAATATTAAAAGCATCTTCAAGTTCTTTTCTGGTACTGGATGACCATGGTTCTGCACCAAAGCATCCGACACGTAATGATAATTGATCAATGATATTCATTTCCCTGACGGTTTCTGCAAGGTACAGTCCATAAGAAGGTGTACAATGAATAGCAGTAACGCCAAAGTCCTGCATCATTTCGATCTGTCTGGCTGTGTTTCCAGTCCCGCTTGGTACGGCCATGGCGCCAAGTTGTTCGATACCATAGTGAAAACCCAGTCCGCCTGTAAAAAGACCATAATTGACAGCATTCTGAAAAACATCGTTTGCGTCCAGCCCTACCATTGTAAAATTACGTGCCATCATATTTGCCCATGTTTCAATATCATTGGCAGTATATCCAACAACAGTTGGTTTTCCACTTGTTCCTGAAGAGGCGTGAATGCGCACAACGTCTCTTTTTGGGACTGCAAAAAGACCGAATGGATAGTTGTCACGCAGGTCCGTCTTTTTGGTCATTGGTAACTTTCTGATATCATCTAGTGATCTTATATCTTCAGGAGTTATGCCAAGTGCTTCAAATTTCTCTCGATAAAAATGCACATTATTGTAGGCAGATGCAGCCGTTTTTTTCAAGCGGTTCAATTGCAGTTCACGAAGCTCATCATGTTTCATCGTTTCATATTTTGGCTGCCAGTATTTCATGATGTGATCACCTTTTCACATCTGAATGAATTCAATCTTTAAATGATTTACTGTACTTTTTTTAATGTCTTGCAGGGCATGGAAATTATCCAATTGATCAAAATACAGTGTATTAAAGTCTCTCTTTTTTGCGAATGTATGAAGCCATAACACATACGTTTAATAAAATATTTATAAATCTATATTATTTGTACATAATTTTAGTTTTTATGGACATGCAGTTCTAATACGTGTGCAAACATTTTTTATTTGAGGGTTGTCAATGAGCAAAGAATCTGTATTATTTAGAAATAGCACCAATAATCTAAACTTCCACAATATT includes:
- a CDS encoding ferredoxin-thioredoxin reductase catalytic domain-containing protein; its protein translation is MGLESFIGSVFGRSNQGEVTGPVIVELNTNLFLINTFAFEAEVEHSNLPVVVDCFTKTCPPCKKMGQVFEKVASEYESKVKFIKIDLKASPAIGKRFNILGVPTLLFFKDGNLQNNVVGFTNEDKFREHLDNLLEQLSGNSPSEVINMTDNESTKEDMHAWTAKYADKAGYMLNPDEESLHLVLEGLARNRNKHGKNYCPCRIVTGDEQEDKKIICPCIYHKDEINDGGSCHCDLFFKKKD
- a CDS encoding (Fe-S)-binding protein; translated protein: MANALEIYQLLPKTNCKQCGKATCMAFAAALLSREVVVDDCPPLKEDKFKDKYEKLSEIITPAGEASESGMIVHTEKCIGCGNCVVACPVNVAEDPHGAGSGRAPTSDNVILRVEDGVVRLSNVSQCRRFGENKILCNGCIVTCPTKAIEFV
- a CDS encoding formylmethanofuran dehydrogenase subunit B, translated to METEYYVCTGCGLLCDDIEIELENGKVSKVNNACLKGVARLKKCDRPAECRINNEPATLEAAIIEAARILKEAKSPVIFGMGNSTSQAQKNAIEVAKKTDAYFDDTSSFCQGPIVEAILESRIRTCTLDEVKDKADVIVYWGADPSNSHPRHLSKYTYFPRGKERQRGWEEDRTAICIDVRKSDTATICGDKFYQIPPQADEELLNALTNGLSGKVPKVSFGMSPKKILELANMLKKAEFGVICVGLGLVYSLEEIEPLVRLMDKLNEVSNFHLIPMVGQYNMRGSNHNLHGETGYINRVKFTGDDVEHGPHCSVVELLRKRTVDAALIIGSDPMSSLPGSIAKELLDIPVITIDPCNTLTSRKAKVSIPAATAGSECGGTAVRMDGVEVEFKAMIETDRMCDAEILERIMGEL
- a CDS encoding formylmethanofuran dehydrogenase, with protein sequence MGFGQFLKAPEYDIKIITYRDVFQSTALESSGCGDEYAERSAVILLDKGDMKKMVLKAGRKAVLKNNFGRVVVHLRPSDYEKGHEGIGYMTNSPWSNALVSSETGGSGVPKFKMIIASISDAKDEKVTSFDE
- a CDS encoding methanogenesis marker 8 protein, which encodes MAHVMEILGKTKVVVENGKVVEVGEPEIDWCPLFEKARGIKKITREAVKENMEFRIKDFGLFTKDRMLEMDVFVGFGASEVMMTGLGRDILDTTVTVCDGAGTVITNNPVLVQGMGARISGLVETEPIDEVIDRIEKMGGIVLEPSKAIIDPIGGVLKAIELGFKRIAVTVVDPETARILREIESENNLEMMIIGAHTTGLSREDALEIVKYLDIIASCASKAIRDIIKPLAQVGTAVPLFALTQKGKELLLERAKEVESPILVNTMPLPVLPEKKQPKELI
- a CDS encoding phenylacetate--CoA ligase family protein, giving the protein MKYWQPKYETMKHDELRELQLNRLKKTAASAYNNVHFYREKFEALGITPEDIRSLDDIRKLPMTKKTDLRDNYPFGLFAVPKRDVVRIHASSGTSGKPTVVGYTANDIETWANMMARNFTMVGLDANDVFQNAVNYGLFTGGLGFHYGIEQLGAMAVPSGTGNTARQIEMMQDFGVTAIHCTPSYGLYLAETVREMNIIDQLSLRVGCFGAEPWSSSTRKELEDAFNIKAYDSYGLSEMMGPGIAFECQEQDGLHIWSDHYLVEVLDEDGEQVAEGEKGELVLTSLTKEALPMIRYRTGDITRLLKSECACGRTSNRISRILGRADDMLIVRGINVFPSQIENVLVRIEKITDQFEIYLDRNKNKLDEITVRVELDEGAFTGEIKDLESTRRLVEGELKSVLNIRANVELVEKGTIPRTTGKAKRVFDRREAI